A single Amphiura filiformis chromosome 19, Afil_fr2py, whole genome shotgun sequence DNA region contains:
- the LOC140140660 gene encoding uncharacterized protein: MGRGDGQRSLNSAGRIISKDFLRHTSTTMNTTEFQDESKNRSTSDMKYLVFSGDTDDNNQRKEYSVEFDNYKDSMGATSGFCTAQKLGICVLLQALMLVALAVVIGVHINQTKAETQIRFEKLEGRLINDTENVDSIGSSVQTITLSSEEDQRITLSSKEEQHKPAAGVTYVRWGRTECPDTADLVYVGVAAGGKGGIWIPEPPNVVMDVIGGGSNYLCLTRNPHFNQSVSGEQDTRSRIYGAEYRGAEPGALNIYHMHDAPCVLCQSRAGRTQSFMMPATTHCPTGWTREYSGYLAAARWDHPRTEYVCLDQDPETIPDTAEKDEISLLFHVEIVSSQGLPSEYVTGQDLTCVICTV; the protein is encoded by the exons atgggtcgtggag ATGGGCAGAGATCACTTAACAGTGCAGGTAGAATCATCAGTAAAGATTTCTTACGACATACATCTACTACCATGAATACAACAGAATTCCAAGATGAATCAAAAAACAGAAGTACGTCAGATATGAAGTATCTTGTGTTTTCTGGTGATACGGATGATAACAATCAACGCAAAGAATACTCCGTGGAATTTGATAATTATAAAGATTCCATGGGAGCAACGTCTGGTTTTTGCACGGCGCAAAAACTTGGGATCTGTGTCCTCTTGCAAGCCCTGATGCTCGTCGCACTTGCTGTTGTCATAGGCGTACACATAAACCAAACGAAAGCTGAAACTCAAATTCGTTTTGAGAAACTTGAAGGCAGATTAATCAACGATACCGAAAATGTTGATAGCATCGGGTCCTCTGTTCAG ACTATAACACTCTCTTCAGAAGAAGACCAACGCATAACACTTTCTTCAAAAGAAGAACAACACAAACCAGCAGCAGGGGTGACCTACGTACGCTGGGGGCGCACTGAATGTCCGGACACAGCAGATCTTGTTTACGTAG GGGTAGCAGCTGGTGGAAAAGGAGGTATATGGATACCCGAACCGCCGAATGTTGTAATGGATGTCATTGGCGGAGGTTCTAACTACCTATGCCTAACACGCAATCCCCACTTTAACCAATCAGTGTCAGGAGAACAGGACACCCGATCAAGAATCTATGGCGCAGAATATCGCGGCGCTGAGCCAGGAGCCCTGAACATTTACCATATGCATGACGCCCCCTGCGTTTTATGTCAAAGTCGAGCTGGTCGAACGCAATCCTTCATGATGCCAGCGACTACTCACTGCCCTACCGGATGGACCAGAGAATATTCTGGGTATTTAGCCGCAGCAAGATGGGATCACCCACGGACGGAGTATGTCTGCCTGGATCAAGATCCTGAAACTATACCTGATacagcagaaaaagatgaaatttCGCTCCTTTTTCACGTTGAAATTGTTAGTTCTCAAGGTTTACCCTCTGAATATGTGACTGGCCAAGACTTGACTTGTGTTATTTGCACTGTCTGA
- the LOC140140659 gene encoding uncharacterized protein, producing MLDKVLNLYALSTQVNKVLAYARKLTQIRFEKLEGRLINDTENVDSIGSSVQTITLSSEEDQSIGITLSSEEDQRRPAGASYVRWGRTECPDSADLVYTGVAAGGKGGDLGIADVIGGGSNYLCLTRNPHFNQSVSGEQHTRSRIYGAEYRSANPGPLNISQFHDAPCTVCQSRAGRTQSIMIPATTHCPTGWTREYAGYLAAAHWSHPRTEYVCLDEDPETIPDTAERDQISLLFHVEIVSSQGLPSEYVTGQDLTCAICTI from the exons ATGTTAGACAAGGTTCTTAACCTCTATGCTCTATCCACACAGGTGAATAAAGTACTGGCTTATGCTCGGAAG CTGACTCAAATTCGTTTTGAGAAACTTGAAGGCAGATTAATCAACGATACCGAAAATGTTGATAGCATCGGGTCCTCTGTTCAG ACTATAACACTCTCTTCAGAAGAAGACCAAAGCATCGGCATAACTCTCTCTTCAGAAGAAGACCAACGTAGACCAGCAGGGGCGAGCTACGTACGTTGGGGGCGCACTGAATGTCCGGACTCAGCAGATCTTGTTTACACAG GGGTAGCAGCTGGTGGAAAAGGAGGAGATCTTGGAATAGCTGATGTCATTGGCGGAGGCTCTAACTACCTATGCCTAACACGCAATCCTCACTTTAACCAATCAGTGTCAGGCGAACAGCACACCCGATCAAGAATCTATGGCGCAGAATATCGCAGTGCGAACCCAGGACCCCTGAACATTTCCCAGTTTCATGACGCCCCGTGTACTGTATGTCAAAGTCGGGCTGGTCGAACACAATCAATCATGATACCAGCGACAACTCACTGCCCTACTGGATGGACCAGAGAATACGCTGGGTATTTAGCAGCAGCACACTGGAGTCACCCAAGAACGGAGTATGTCTGTCTGGATGAAGATCCTGAAACCATACCTGATACAGCAGAAAGAGATCAAATTTCGCTCCTTTTTCACGTTGAAATTGTTAGCTCTCAAGGTTTACCCTCTGAATATGTGACTGGCCAAGACTTGACTTGTGCTATTTGCACAATCTGA